CTGCACCACTGGTGATGATCTTGAATATGGATCAAGATATCCTCCAGGAACCAAAGTTACCATGTTCCTACTACTGTAATAGCTCCCTGTTCCTGCTGTTTGCCATTGAAACACTGGTCCAGTATTACAAGCATCGTCCAGTGAAGGGTACCGAACAATTTCCCGTCGCCATGAttgattattattatcatctacTTCCACTTTGGGGTAAACGATTTTGTCAGAGGAACATTGGGTGCTTTTTTCAGGAGAAGACGATTGGATTAGACGTGGAGAATCATCGTAATTTCCATTTGTTTTCACCTTCCCTTTCAACTTATACGAAAAATTAAGCACCCCATTAGGCTTCCCATCACTGTCACGAACCTGGTAACTGACGAACCTCACAACCCCACAAAAATCATCTATCAAAGCCTTCAAAGGAACACGCACCTCGCCGATTGTTCTATTGACCAAGCCATCCGCACGCAAATCGAACTTGAGGAAAAGATGATCGGATTCCTCGGGGGGTAAGCTTTCGAGGTCGAACTCAAACACGTGATTCCATTCTGGGTTCTTGCCTCCTTTGGCGATACCAGTCTTCTGGCGCTGCAGATGCTTCTTTTGCGGGTGTTCTTCTTTCTTCTTGGGTTGTTCGTTGATGATGACGATGGAAACTACAGAGTAGGCAGAGagtttttggaagaaattgaaggCTTTGAGATCTCGGCAGGAGACAAGTTTGAGTTCTAGAGACTGCCAATCCATGGTGTATTTTTTTGTGGACTGGAAATGAAAAATCAAATGCAGAAATGGGATTGTTTAGGTAGAAAAAAGAATGGCGAAGACCAAGTCAATTTCCACTAGTTAACCCCTTCTGTGTCTTTGAAGCACTTCCCACTACCTTAAACATTTAAATAGCTGGAGCCACACGTTATTTGTTTTTGGCTCCGCTCGGCTCGCCTCGCCTGCACCACAGGTGAAACACCACTTACTACCTACCAATGCACTTCTTCACTTATCACTCCATCACGGTGATTGCAAGATTTGTATTGACAAGACAATAATCACTTATCACTAACTTAATCTATAATGTTGTATCACCATCATGCAAGATTGTCGCTTTTATTAAGAGACAATAAAATAACTTGTTATTAATAGTATGCTTTCACATGACACTTCAATCCCTCAAATAAAAATTCACCATGAAACAATAAACACTTATCAGAATATCTCTCTTACGACTTTCTACTCATTTGGGTAAACTAACACCACACTTCCATCCGTTTTCTTCTACTGACACACAAgattaataaaattcaattcaattcatcttGTTTCAAAactaaattaccaaaaaaaagatatataatgTGGAGATGCCAAACCACTCTAGAGGTCTAAATCTATTTGTTAGATGATGAGCATCATGGAATAAAAACCGAATGGATTGGTGAGTCCAAAAATTAGTGTATTTGATGATTAATGTAAAAAAGAGTGGGATTGAACCCTTAAATATTGGTTTTAGATGTTTTATTTGAAACCaattgaatttgagcctttaattTTGGTTGGATTCATATTAAAGCCCTTATTGACTCTATTTGAATTGGTCAAAGTGCATGAACCATTCACCGGTTTTGCTTGTATttggaatgaaaaagaaaagcttCTAACATTCTGTTTTTCTCCATTTATTATCATTCAATtcggtttttaatatttttcatactaatttagattttaattctttttaaatttattttgaaaaaaaatcatattttttataaatactttaaaaaaattatttttcaaataaataaaatataatcaataatTCTTGTAAAAAAACCATTCTTTACATAGTGTCTTTaagttaattttactattttaaatataacatatttttaccttataaaaaattaaaattaattataaattaaagggttaatgataaatttggacACTAACGtttgcatgttttgtcaaaacggtcctaattgtatttttgggccttttttggccatcaacttttgttctttttttcaatctgctttttctaatagatttaatgaaagtactgttaaaaaagttaacggggatgatgtggaatttcatatgtggaatgtttttaatgagatgtaatttattactaagATAACCCgataagataattacatgtggaaaataataaaataaataatacatttaattaaaacataactcttaatttaaagaaaataaacgtaattatctaaaaaaaatcaactcagtAGAAAAACTTCTCGGTAAACAAACCTATGAAAGATTGAAACcttttgaaaagaaagaaaaattgaaaccttGATTTATTCACTAAATctgttagaaaaaataaattgaaaaaaataataaaggttaaTGGTAAAAAAagactcaaaaatacaattagggccattttgacaaaacatgcaaaCTTAGTAGCCAAATTCATCATTAagcctaaattaaaaaaattggtcCGTTCGAATAATCAcaattttttaactttgtttcataaacatcaaaacaccTTATTTTGAATCAATAAGGAACGATGTATAGCGGTgattttttaggttaaaatatgtcataagtttt
This region of Gossypium hirsutum isolate 1008001.06 unplaced genomic scaffold, Gossypium_hirsutum_v2.1 scaffold_672, whole genome shotgun sequence genomic DNA includes:
- the LOC121226999 gene encoding uncharacterized protein — protein: MDWQSLELKLVSCRDLKAFNFFQKLSAYSVVSIVIINEQPKKKEEHPQKKHLQRQKTGIAKGGKNPEWNHVFEFDLESLPPEESDHLFLKFDLRADGLVNRTIGEVRVPLKALIDDFCGVVRFVSYQVRDSDGKPNGVLNFSYKLKGKVKTNGNYDDSPRLIQSSSPEKSTQCSSDKIVYPKVEVDDNNNQSWRREIVRYPSLDDACNTGPVFQWQTAGTGSYYSSRNMVTLVPGGYLDPYSRSSPVVQPSVTYWYTVEPTMLQ